From Alteromonas sp. BL110:
CTATGAGGTGCTGCTCTTCACCCACCTGAATCACCATGATTTTTTCTTTTGTGCCAACAACCATGCTGGCCGCGACTTTCATTTGGTTTGTGCCCATCGCAGTGACATTAAATCGACGCATTACGTACGCTAAGGCGAAAATAACGCCTACGACCACCAGCAGGGAAAGAAAAATTGACAGTATCGACGTGGGATTGGTAATTGACTGGGTCGACTGCGCGACGGCTATCTGGCTAAATAAAAGGGGCAGCATTGCGCAACCCCTTACTTTATAAGAAGTTTTATCTGAGCTTCTTGATTCTCTCAATTTGACTAATAACATCCGTTAATCGAATACCAAATTTATCGTTGACCACTACTACTTCTCCATGAGCAATCAACGTGCCATTAACTAATACATCTAGTGGCTCACCGGCAACACGATCCAGTTCAACCACAGAACCCTGGTTCAACTGTAGCAGATTTCGGATACTAATTTGACTACGGCCGACTTCCATAGAAATAGTCACTGGTATATCTAGAATAGTATCTAGTTTTTTCTTCTCTTCTTGCGTAATTGGCGCATCATCTGTTAGTTCGTCAAGTTCGGCAACTTGCACGTCTTCATTGTCGCCAGTTTCTTGTTCCGCTTCAGATTCGGCTTGCTCGGCCATCGCCGCAGCCCAATCGTCCATACCGTCTTCACTCATGGGAACTCCCCTCTACCTTACAGGTCTTCTTCGAGTACTTGCAGCTCTGCATCATTATCGATAATGCGACCACCGCGGGTTAATAACTGTAGCTCAGACTTCAC
This genomic window contains:
- the fliO gene encoding flagellar biosynthetic protein FliO is translated as MLPLLFSQIAVAQSTQSITNPTSILSIFLSLLVVVGVIFALAYVMRRFNVTAMGTNQMKVAASMVVGTKEKIMVIQVGEEQHLIGVTSHNISHLSKLDKNLDVPVKGVNKTTGEQQNGADAFKQKLVAAMAGKLNPSLEKEKKEESRDA
- the fliN gene encoding flagellar motor switch protein FliN codes for the protein MSEDGMDDWAAAMAEQAESEAEQETGDNEDVQVAELDELTDDAPITQEEKKKLDTILDIPVTISMEVGRSQISIRNLLQLNQGSVVELDRVAGEPLDVLVNGTLIAHGEVVVVNDKFGIRLTDVISQIERIKKLR